DNA from Papio anubis isolate 15944 chromosome 1, Panubis1.0, whole genome shotgun sequence:
tccttcctccctctaaATTACATTCCCTTACAATTTAAGTCTGTTAATCTTTCAATCCAGTCCCATCAAACCAAAACACCCACAATGCTTAGGATTTACATCTATCTCAGGGAGCTGTAACCAAAAACCCGCATGGACCTACAATCCATCAGAaacaaggttttttgtttgtttgtttttgagatggagtctcgctctgtcgcccaggctggagtgcagtggcgcgatctcggttcactgcaagctccgcctccggggttcacgccattctcctgcctcagcctcctgagtagctgggactacaggcgcccgccaccacgcccggctaattttttgtattttttagtagagacggggtttcactgagttagccaagatggtctcaatctcctgaccttgtgatccgcccgcctcggcctcccaaagtgctgggattacaggcgtgagccactgcgcccaacctgtttttttttccccaaaatagcgttaagttttattttatttttttccttaaaagttaTTTCCCAGGCACAGAGATAATGAATAAAAACTTTGAAACGCATTCAGTATACAGAAGACGGTAAGGGAGGAGAGATGGCTAGTCAGGCTCTGCAGATGAGGTACAAAAGTTACACACAGAATGGAAACATATCAAAGGAAGACAATGGAGGTGGTGCTCATTAGAAGAAATAAGGgatcaggcgcggtggctcacgtctgtaatcccagcactttgggaggctgaggtgggcggatcacctgagctcaggagttggagaccagcctggcccacatggtgaaactccagttctaccaaaaacacaaaaattagtctggcgtggtggcgcgcgcctgtactcgcagcttactcgggaggctgaggcaggagaaatgcttgaacctgggaggcagaggatgcagcgaacagagatcgcgccactgcaccccagcctgggtgacaccgcgagactctgtctcaaaaaatagaaagaaaaaaaataagggatCTTCCAAAGGGAAAAGATGACCAGTCGAGAAATCTGGGAAAACCCAATTGGTGAGTGGGAAAGATTACAACGCCGGGGGCACGGAGGGAACGATTACATCTATGATCAGTGAAGCAAGTACGGTTACTTCTGGAACAGGGGTTGCTGTTCAAGTGACTgttactgaaaataaatgtaacGTAAAGTGACCAAGGATATTACCTATTCACCAGACCCTcttcaagcagtctgcccacttatctcatttaattctcacaattctACTAGGAAATACTATTAACTCCGTAACACAGATTGAAACATTTAAATGACCGCTACTAAGGGATGGGCCAAGGATATAAAGCTAGAcctaactgaaaaacaaaaaacattattcATGCAGCTATATAGCGACAATCAGGCTAGAAAGGGTGCAGCGGCGGGGGAAGCGTGGGGACTGAGGGACAGAACGCGGAGTGGGAAGAGCTTCCCAAGACGAGCACACGTCAAGAAAAGAGGCTCGGCGAGAAAAAGGTCAGTTTGAGTTTGTGAAGAGAAGCGAATAGCttaagggaagaaaggaaagcgGGACACCGGGCTTCCAAAATGAAGATGATGACTGGAAGGCTCAGGGGCCGGGTCAGGGCGGGACGGAGCTGAGGCAACACAGAAAACCATGGACACAGAAGGGTGAAAAGGGAGTCCCTTTCCTGGTATCCCCAGAACTCACTGAGCACGAGTACGGGACGATGGCCCATCATGGCGGCGCGATGCAGAGCCGGGTACCCAGAGCTGGGGGAACCGGCAGAATCTTCTGGAGAGAGAGAACCAGACGGAAACCCAGAAAACGCTGCCTCCTCAGGGCTTACACCTCAACTCGCTACTCTCAAGGTAGTCACCAATCACCGCACCCATCTCATTGATCGGCACAAAAACAGACCAATTGACATCCTGAGTCCCGCCCTCTACGCAAGAACGACCAGACAAGTTAGGCAGAGAGAGCACGATGAAGGCACTGGGAGGGCACAGGCGCTTGCGCAATAGGGTGGCCGCTCCCGGCCGCGTGCAGCTCGAACGTCGGCGCAGGCGCCAAGGCTCTGGCAGTTGGCCGGCACGCCACTACGCATGTGTGTCAACTCTAGGGTTGGGTGCTGGGGTTGCGGCTTTCGGTTAACACCGCAGGTGAGGTCGTTAAACTGTGTATTGCGACTCGGCTCCTATCCGACCGTGAAGGCTAAGAAAGGCTTGACAGTTTCCACTCTTTTGTTCTAGCCTTAGCAATAGGTGGACTAGAGAGGCGGGACTCCGGCCAGCAGATGGGGGAAGACCTGGCCGGCTTGGCCCTGGGTGAAGTGGGAGTTGTAGTCTTACAGTGCCGGACTGGGCAGCCTTTTTCCGGGCACACTGGGAGTTGTGGTTTATCGCATCTGGACTAATGGCTGTGTGTGGACTTTTCCCTTCTTAGGAAATGCTTTCAGTGAGGCTGTGAGCAGTACCGGAGGGTGATGGCTTGCGTTTCCTTAAGTTATCctatctaaaatattttcccaagtatttccgccgggcgctgtggctcacgcctgtaatcccagcactttggaaggccgaggcgggtggatcacctgaggtcaggagttcgagaccagcgtggccgatatggtgaaaccccgtctctaataaaaatacaaaaattagccgggcgtggtggcgcgcgcctataatcccagctactcggggggctgaggcaggagaatcgcttgaaccctggagacggaggttgcagtgagcttagatcgcgccactgcacttcagcctggcgacagagcgagacttcatctcaaaaagaaaaaaaaaaagtattccctGTGGTGCTTTGAGATTTTATTTCCCCACATCCATCCCTCTCCCGCTGTCCTCAGTCTTAGTTAGAGATGATGGGGagccagagttttttttttatcttttttttttttagaaggggGGGTCCTCCCTTtgaccccggctggagtgcagtggccggatctcagctcactgcaagctccgcctcccgggttcacgccattctcctgcctcagcctcccgagtagctgggactacaggcgcccgccacctcgcccggcttatttttttgtattttttttagtagagacggggtttcaccgggttcgccaggatggtctcgatctcctgaccttgtgatccgcccgtctcggcctcccaaagtgctgggattacaggcttgagccaccgcgcccggccgagccagagttttaaaattaccattCGGGATAGGAGAAGGACTCATCATACCGTGGAAATTAAAACATGGTGAGAACACGGAAAGTAATTGCCCGTTCATCAGAGAGGTTTAAGGTTTGGCTTTGGTTAAATTACTAttttgtccagaaaaaaaaaggaagcactgGTATAGAAATAACTTTTCCAAACTAGTGGAGAACAGTCACGTGTTTGGCCATGAAATAGAGTTTCCTACTTTTTCCTCCGCAGACCGGAACAGCCTGAGATCTGCTGGAGACAATTTAGGAAATTGTCATAGTGAAAATACTAGCATGGATTGTTGATCATCTGATGCTATGATTCTTTCCCAGGCACCACACCTGTTGGTGTTCAGATGGAGCAGCACACTAGTCATCCTAACAGAAAAGGTGTGTGTTGGAGGCCCTGCTTCCCCTCCCTTAAAAAGCAAGACCTCCTTTGCATTCCCCATTAAATTGGGAGCATTGCTGTATTCCCAGAACCTAGAACTGGATCTGTTaaatagtagatgctcagtaattatttgttaaatgaatttattattcTTCCTTTGTATCTCCTCTTAATACTTAGAACAAGATTGTGTACAGGATCTTAGAAGACATGGTGTTAGCTAGAGTGAACAGATACTGAGTTATAGTGGGACAGTTCCATTGGTGGCCAGGGAAATGCCTGAGGccttctgactccagagcctatCCACTTAACTATAGGTGGAATACATTATCTGAAAGACCTACTATTCCATAGCTtggacataaattttttttttttttttttttttaatacggagttttgcttttgttgtccaggctggagtgcagtggcatgatcttggctcaccgcaacctccacctcccggattcaagcaattctcctgcctcagcctcccgagtagctgggattacgggcatgtgcccccacgcccagctaattttgtatttttagtagagatggggtttctccatgttggtcaggctggtttccaactcccgagctcaggtgatctgcctgctttggcctcacaaagtgctgggattacaggcgtcagccaccgtgcccggccccagctTGGACATAAATTAACTAGCTCTTTTCACAGAGTATGTAGTGCAGTGGTAAAGAGCATGACTTTGGAGTCTACAGGACCAAATTTAATTCCAGCTGCTATTTGCCAgaccctgttttttttgtttttgtttttgttttctgagacggagtctcgctctgtcgcccaggctagagtgcagtggccggatctcagctcactgccagctccgcctcccgggttcatgccattctcctgcctcagcctcccgagtagctgggactataggcgcccgccacctcgccaggctagtttttttgtattttttttttttttagtagagacggagtttcaccgtgttagccaggatggtctcgatctcctgacctcgtgattcacctgtctcggcttcccaaagtgctgggattacaggcttgagccaccgcgcccagccttgccAGACCCTCTTAAGCAGTTTACCTACTtaggatcactgcaacctctgcctcctagattcaagtgattcttgtgcctcagacacccaagtagctgggattacaggtgtatgccgccaagcctggctaatttttgtatttttagtacagatggggttatgccaggtgttgaactcctggcctcaggtgatcgacccactttggcctcccaaagtcttgggattacaggcgtgagccatcgctcccAGCCAGTTTACCACTTATTTAATGCTCACAATTCTACTAGAAAATACTGTTAACCCCACAACAGattgaaacatttaaatttactGCTACTAAGGGATGGGCTAAGGGTATAAAGCTAGGCCTAACTAAAAAACATTACTCATTCACACATATTAACTGTGGAATCTTGAGCAAATTTCCTGACTTAAGTTTCCTCAAGTAAAATGTAGGTAAAGCTACCCACTTTATCTACATTCCTCAGGTCACATTCCCCAGTTCTACAAGACTCTTATAGCACTTACTGAAATGTAATAGTGTGTGTGCTTGATCACCTAATGACTGTCTACGCTGCGAGACTATCAGTTCCAGGAGAGTAGCGACCACATCTGTTTAGCAGACTGTGGTATCCACAATGACTCTACTTTAAGGGTCATTGTGAGAAACATATAAGAGAATGTACGTAAAGCACCTTTTATTATCATATCCTCTGTTCTGCCTCCTTTGGCCTCTCTCCACCCTCATCCTCTGTCATACGTTGTCAGAAATACAGCTCCTTTAGTATAGAGTGTATGTAAagcagtctctttttttttaaattaaaaacaatttttaatttctcatgTCACCTTGTGTAAAAATGTGTAAAGCATTCTTCAAACCTTATAACCCAGTATAAAATGCattctcggccgggcacggtggctcacgcctgtaatcccagcactttggaaggctgaggcgggcggatcacgaggtcaggaaatcgagaccatcctggctaacacggtgaaaccccgtttctactaaaaatacaaaaaattagccgggcgttgtggcgggcacctgtagtcccagctactcaggaggctgaggcaggagaatggcatgaacctgggaggcggagcttgcagtgagtcaagatcacaccactgcactccaccctgggcgacagagcaagactccgtctccaaaaaaaacaaaatgcattctCATATGTCTAGGAAGGActcaaattattttgaagtgcATTTGCATGGGAATTAACATATTTTGCATGGAAATTAACACATTATTGAGAAGAATCTTGAGACCTGAGTTCCAGCTTCTGTCTCCTTACCACATTCTGTACAAACCATCAAATGAGCTGATGACTCTGGAGCAGGAGGGAAAAGAAGATGGATGACCTACCGGTAGAGCTTGGAAAATCCACAAACCCAGTAACCCAgtgcaaaagaaaaatagcaaaaccaataaaatatattttcctcacCAAGAGTGACTGACAGAGAACAGATTTCAGTTTTCATAGGCTCAGTGACCTTCCAGACAGAAAGCATCTCACCCTGGCACCCACATATAAGCACTTCTTCCTCTTACCAGGCCATTCCTTCTGTTGCCCTCTGAGTAAAGAACAAGAATAAGACATCTTTCTTAATACAACCTACTTTTCACACTTCTGCCACCAGGCTTGTTTTTTATGAAGAGGCCCTTCTTTATCCTTCAGATCCCAGCTGAGATATCACTTCCTCAGGACATGTTTTCCAGCTCTACAGACTAGGTCAGTTGCTTTCATAGCACTTACTGAAGTGTAATAGTGTGTGTACTTGATCACCTAATGACTGTCTGCACAGCAAGACTGTCAGTTCCAGCAGAGTAGTGACCACTTCTGTTTAGCAAACTGTGGTATCCACAGTGACTGACACATAGCAGGCACTTAGCTGTCTCTTATGTGTGTGAATGAAAATGAATtgtttttccatcctttcttGATTTCATTATAACAGTGAATTATTGTCTCCCTACTGTCTTGCCTTTTTAACTCTTACCTAGTTCCAGCTGTCTGACTTTCCATCCATTGCCCTTGTCTACTTTGCCACTTCCTTTTCATCTTCTAGACTCTTGAGGAGGAGTTCTTTGAAGGttcagtttttctctctctgttttttagcTTGGAGAGCTAATGTATTTTTGCAGCTTCTTTATCCTCTTTTTGGGGCTGGCCTGGCAGTTTGACCTTTCACTTGAGCTCCGGTGCCAGCTCTCTGGCTGTTTTTCTAGGCACTTCTATTGGCATTTCCTACTCTCACCTCAGATTCAATATGTCCAGATGTGATTATGTTAATATGAGAGTTGAGTTGTACTCAAACTTCTTTAAGTCAAAAAGGCAATTCAGGGGTTGTGCAGTTGGGAGAGATGCTGAAGTAGCTCACAGAATAATGGGAAGAAGAGTGGCAAAAACCAGGGCCTCAGGGACTAAAACTGGAGATTCAGTGCCTCTTGGTGTCTGTGTATCCATCTATCTCCTATGCTTTTTCTTGTCTCTGATCTCTTGCTTTTATCCACTTCTCATGGTGTAGTAGCCATATAGCTTTCACTGGGCCCAACCATACATTTTCTCAGAATAGGAGATcagaagaaagtaaatttctTAGATACGGAATCCATATATTGATCCTAGGGAATGACTCTGGCCCAACTTACCTCATGTGCCTACTCCCTTGGCTCAGTCACAGTTGCCAAAGGGAATGGGAATGCCATGATTGGCCTGTATTGGGTCACAGGCCAATCCTTGTTAGGGAGAGGGGCTTGATTGTGGTCTTACCAGTATAGCCTGGCTTCTcaagctttttgttgttgttgttttgttttttttttgagaaggaatttcactcttgttgcccaggctggagtgcagtggcgtcttggctcgctgcaatctctccctcctgagttcaagcgattctcctgcgtcagcctcccaagtagctgggattataggcacccaccaccacgcctggctaattttgtatttttaggagagatggagttttaccatgttggtcaggctactttttgaactcctgacctcagctgatctgcccgcctcggcctcccaaagtgctgggattacaagcatgagccaccgtgcccagccacttcaAGTTTTTAAGATTTAGTGAATATCCTCTACCAGAAGGCAGGTAGAGTTCTCTCACTACTCATATTGATCTCTTCTCCCTTGTAAAAAACATTcaccttggccgggcgcagtggctcacgcctgtaatcccccagcactttgggaggccgagacgggcggatcacgaggtcaagagatcgagaccatcctggttaacacggtgaaaccctgtctctactaaaaatacaaaaaaattagcccggcatggtggcgggcgcctgtagtcccagctacttgggaggctgaggcaggagaatggcatgaacccgaggcggagcttgcagtgagccgagattgcgccactgaactccagcctgggcgacagagcaagactccgtctcaaaaaaaaaccaaaaaaacaaaaaaaaaattcacctttaTGTGTAATCACATAGTATAACTAACAGATAAAAGGCTTTTATTTTCACCCCAGACTATCAGACTCATTGTTTATGTCCTCGTCTTGTTAGATCACTGTTTCACCTGCGATTTGTCTTCCTAACTAGATAATAAGCATCTAAGAAACCACATCTTAACATATCTCATGTACTCGCTAGGATTTAGTATAGTCACAAACATGTAGTGTGTATCAGTAAGAACTTGTAAACAAATTAGATTTTAGCTTATCCCACTCCTGCTTGGTTTTTCTTAATCCTATTATGATTTCCTTTTTGTCGTATGTGTCTTTCTGATATGTAACATATTCAAGGCAGGGCCTGGGCACCTGCTTTCATGGACCAGGTGCAGGGATCTAATTAGAATGGCTGTCCCTTGTTGGAATGAGCTCTGATTTAGTTACCTCTGATTTAGTTCCAGCCAAAGAGGAAGCTAATGCTGTGCCTCTTTGTAGAGCAAAACCCTCCCCCAGCTATATTAATCTTCAAGCAAGTTCCCCACCAGCCACTTTTCTGAACATCCAGACAACAAAGCTGCCCTCAGGTAAGTATGTAGGGAGGGTTTTCTAATGGACTCAGCAGGGGGAGGGGTTGCATGGAGGAGGTGGCTTGAGCTGTCACCTATTGATCAAGAGCCAAATCTATGTTAGGCATCTATAGATTTTTCCATGGTAGCTTGTTGATtatttagtttcattgatttcatTATCATCCCAGTTCTACCAACTTGTATTGTTTCCTTGCTTGTTAGCACCTTTGCTAGACTAGGCAGGAGTGAAGTGAACCCCTCATTGCTTACTGGTAATTTTAGTTAAAAGATGGCCAGGTTTACCCCTGTTCACTTGgtaaggtaaaattttaaaaaacggTGGCCAGAGAAGGAAACTATTAGCTCAGTCTCAGGTTCTTTGAATTTTCATCATTCATCTTCCCCTGGGGAGGTCAGTGGGTATTTGGCATAGCTATGGGGAACCAAACAGGGCACTAACTAGATAGTCATAACCCCTGTTTTTGAGGACCTCAGAGTCCAACAAAGAAGTCAAGactgataaaaatacaaacagcagATAATATAATTACCAAAGTTAACTGGCTGTGTATAGTGtagtttaaaatattagaaaaagtagctgggcacaatggctcacgcctgtaatcccagcactttgggaggccgaggcaggtggattgcctgaggtcaggagttcgagaccagcctgaccgacatggtgaaacctcatctctactaaaaatacaaaaattagccgggtgtggtggcagatgcctgaaatctcagttactcgggaggctgaggcaggagaatcgcttgaacccgggaggcggaggttgcagtgaggcaagactgGGCcattgtactcctgcctgggcaacaagagtgaaactccgtctcagaaaaaaaaaaaaaaagaatggactggcggggcgtggtggctcatgcctgtaatcccagcactttgggaggccgaggcgggcagatcacctgaggtcaggagtttgagaccagcctcaccaacatggcaaaaccccgtctctactaaaaatacaaaaattagctgggcatggtggcacctgcctgtaatcccagctacttgggagactgaggcaggagaattgcttgaaccgggaggtagaagttgcagtgagctgggattgtgctgctgcactacagcctgggagacggagcaaggctccattgaaaaaaaaaaaaaaagaaaagaaaaagaaaattattagaaaaagaatggactggccaggtgcagtggctcacgcttgtaataccagcactttggaaggccagggcgggcagatcacctgaggtcaggagttcaagaccagcgtgcgcaacatggtgaaacctcatctctactaatgatacaaaaattagccggacatggtggcacatgcctataatcccagctactcaggaagttgaggcaggagaattgcttgaacccaggaggtggaggttgcagtgagccgaggtcgtaccattgtactccagcctgggtgacaagtgaaactccgtctccaaaaaaaaaaaaaaaagaatggaccgATGCAGCAAGAATGGTTGAAGTCAGGGAACTTCAGGTCAGTGAGACACTATGTCAGGTAACAGAGTCAGGTaacagaggaggctgaggtatcCCATGAGCTCTAGGGAAGTTAGGACTCCCTCCCAGACCATTTCATTCACTTATCAAATATTTGTTATACGCCAGGCATTTTTCTAGGTGCTGGGTTAAAGTAGTGAATCAATCAGATAAAAATCCTTGCCTtcctggagcttacattctagaagAGGAACTTAGacaaaaattaagtaattataaaatatgcaATATGACCATAAATATTATGGGAAAAGTAAAACAAGGGAGAGAGGTATAAGTTCCAATGActgatttcaaattaaaataggATAGCCAGGTATGCCTCACTGGGAGGTGACAGCTGGGCAAAGGTATGTCTGGGGTGGGTTGTGCCTGGAAAGATTGGAGAGGTCATTTTATTAGGGTCCTTCTAACCTCAGTACAATTACCAAATCTCTCTCCTTTGTTTCCTTGCACCTCCATTGCTTTTCCTTCTGGAGTTGATCACAAGCCCAAGGAATGCCTAGGACTCCTGGAATGTATGTATGCCAACCTCCAGCTTCAGACCCAGCTCGCCCAACAACAGATGGCTATTTTGGAACATTTACAGGCATCCGTGACACAACTGGCTCCTGGGAGGGGAAGCAATAACTCTTCTCTCCCAGCCTTATCTCCTAATCCATTGTTAAATCACCTGCCCCAATTCAGTAAATGAATTGTGAAACAAagttattgtgtttttttcctctgtcttcccAGTAAACCCTTGTTGGAATCTGGGTATATGTATTCTACATATGGTTAATTTGTTCACAGGTTCATAATAAGTGCTCATTGAGTTCAAAGCATTGTACAAAGGAGTTTGGGGGAAT
Protein-coding regions in this window:
- the TSACC gene encoding TSSK6-activating co-chaperone protein isoform X1, translated to MEQHTSHPNRKVPAKEEANAVPLCRAKPSPSYINLQASSPPATFLNIQTTKLPSVDHKPKECLGLLECMYANLQLQTQLAQQQMAILEHLQASVTQLAPGRGSNNSSLPALSPNPLLNHLPQFSK
- the TSACC gene encoding TSSK6-activating co-chaperone protein isoform X2, which codes for MEQHTSHPNRKVPAKEEANAVPLCRAKPSPSYINLQASSPPATFLNIQTTKLPSAQGMPRTPGMYVCQPPASDPARPTTDGYFGTFTGIRDTTGSWEGKQ